DNA from Acidimicrobiales bacterium:
CAGCGACTTCACCTCGCTGCCCCGCAGCACGAGACCAGCCTCGATGGTGTCGAGGACGTCGTACTCGTGGCGGGCGCGGCGATTGGTCGCCACCACCTTCTTGCCGGAGCTCTTGTCCCTGGTGGACTGTTCGGGTGCAGGCACGGGACGAGGGTACTCACCGCTAGCCTCGCCGCCATGCTCCACGTCCCGGTCGCAGTGATCAACCAGATGGTCGGCCATGCCTATGACGGACTCCCCGACGAGGCGTGTGGTCTGTTGGTGGGCCGGGCCGAGCGCGACGAGGTGCTGCGCTTCGTCCCGACGCGCAACGCGGCCGAATCGAGCAAGCTGTACACGATCGACGGCCTCGAGCAGATGAAGGCCGAGCGAGCAGCCGAAGCCGAGGGCCTGGCGCTCATCGGGGTGATGCACTCCCACACCCACACCACCGCCTACCCGTCACCGACCGACGTCGCCCAAGCCGAGTGGCTCGACCCGGCGTGGCACTTCGTGATCGTGTCGCTTCGCGACGAGGCGCCGAGCACCCGCAGCTACCGGATCGTCGGCGAGGAGATCACCGAGGAGGCGATCGTCCCCGTTCGGCGCTGACCAGGTTCAACCGCTCGACTCGGTGTGTAACCATCGGGTGATCAAACCGTCTTGGATGCCCGAACGTGGGTAGACCATCGGAGGAAGGAACCAGCAGTGAGCGACACCCCCCAGGGGCCAGGATGGTGGAAAGCCTCGGACGACAAGTGGTATGCCCCCGAGCAGCACCCCGACTACCAGGGCTCGGCGGCACAGGACCAGCCGAACCAGCCGGCGCAGGACCAGCCGGCCGCGGAGGCAACACCTCCCCAGGAGCCGGCGGCACCCGAGCAGCCGGCACCCGAGCAGCCGGCACCGGACCAGCCGGCACCGGACCAGCCGGCACCCGAAGCCGCCCCGCCACCGGCGCCGTCGGTGCCCCCCGCTCCCCAGGTGCCGCCTGCCCCGGCCGCACCACCACCCGCGGCCGCGCCGCCACCGGCAGCTCCACCCCCGGCGGCCCCACCTCCCGGACCGCCACCCGCACCGACCGGCGGACAACCTGCCGCCGGCGGAGGCGGTGGTGGAAACAGCACCAAGATCATCGTCGGCATCGTCGTGGTTCTCGCCCTGGTCGCCGCGGCCTTCGTGGTCGTCACCCAGCTCAGTGACGACGAGGCGTCGGCGAGCACGGTGACGCTCGAGTCGATCGGCTCCACGGGCTCGAACCCCTTCTTCGCCTCCATCGCACCAGAACCCAGCGGCAGCCTCCTCGACTTCGCCGAGCGCGGAGCCGACGACAGCGGCGAGGAGCCCGATGCCGTCGACGAGGACGAGGGAGCCGACGACGAGACCGACGAGGGTGCCCCCGAGACCGACGACGAGACCGATGACGAGACGACCGAGGTCGGATACCGCTCGGTCGACGGATCGGTGCCCGGCCTCTACGGAGGCACGCTCAACGAGGGCTCCTGTGACGCCGGCCAGCTGGCCGGTCTGCTCGCGGCCGAGGAGGACAAGGCCCAGGCCTGGGCCGATGTCCTCGAGATCGATCCGGCGGATATCGCCCCCTACATCGACGATCTCACTCCGGTGAACCTGGGATCGGACACCCGCGTGGTCAACCACGGGTTCCGCGACGGCGACGCCACACCCCGCCAGTCGATCCTGCAGCGGGGCACCGCGGTGCTCGTCGACCGCCACGGCGTGCCCCGGGTCAACTGCTACAGCGGTGCGCCGCTGCGTCAGCCCGAAGCGATCGAGGGCGAGGAGGAGTACGAGGGAGACGAGTGGCCCGCCTTCGAGCCGCCCGAGGTCGCCGTGGTCGACGACGCTCCCTCCGAGCTCGACAGCTTCGACCTTCGCGATGTCGAGACCGGTGAGCTGTTCAACCGGCCCGCCGGCAGCAGCGGCGAGTCCGACGGCGAGCCGGTCGACCGGCCTGCCACCGAGGAGCGCCAGGTCGACGGCGAAATCGAGCTCAACCGCGAGTACGAGGACAGCATCGAGGACGACCGCACCGAGGCCCGCTACACCTTCGACGCCCCCGACGGAGCGGTGATGTTCCTGCGGGTCGCCAACAACGATGACAGCGTCCGCCGTGTCCGCACCCAGCTCTCCGCCGACGGCTCCGAGTTCGCCAGCTTCCGCACCAACCCCGGTGACAGCGGCGAGGAGCGCATCGTCCTCGACCACGACGGCGGCACCACCTTCGAGCTCGTCTTCACCGAGGGTCCCGCCGCCTACACCTTCGAGATCGAGATGGAGGTGCAGGACGACGCCGGTCAGGGTGGCGACGCCGGCGACGAGTTCGACACCGCCTTCGAGGTCTCCTCGGGCAGCACCGTCGAGGGCTTCCTCGGCGGCCAGGACGGCATGGACGGCTACCTCCTCGAGCTTCCCGAGGGGGGAGCGGTGTTCACCCTCGCCCTCGAGAACGACCGAGAGTCCGAGCGGCGGGTGCGACTCCAGGTGTACCTCGACGGCGATCGCCTCCACAGCAACCGGACCAACCCCGCCTCCGACGACTCGCTCACCCACGTGTTCGGAGCGGAGCAGTCGGGCTTCATCGAGATCTACGTGGACGAGGGTGGCGCGAACTACCGGTTGACACCCGAGCTCACCCCGCAGGCCGACGGTGGCCAGGAGGGCGACGCCCCCGGCGAGCTGGCCGATGCCCGCGAAGTCGAGGTCGGCGTGGAGCTGAGCGGTCGGATCGGCAACCAGGACGGCACCGACTTCTACACCTTCGCCCACCCCGGAACACCTGGGACCCTCGTCGTCGAGAACTCGGCCGAATCCGGTCGGAGGTTCCGCGTCGAGCTCCAGAACGCCGACGGCAGTGGGGTGGACAACGACCGGGTGAACCCGGGGGCCAACGCCCAGATCACCTTCGACGAGGACGAGGAGGGCGCGATGTACCGCCTGATCTTCACCGAGGGACCGGCTCAGTACACCTTCTCCATCGTGAGCGGGGAACCAGCCGAGGGTGGCTGACGCACCCGTCGAGCTCGAGGTCCGGGCGGCCGACGGTTCCCGGTCCACCCGATCGCTGGACGCAGCGGTCGAGGTGGGCCGGGAAGCCGCGTGGGTCCTCGACGATCCGGCGGTCTCGCGCCATCACCTGAGGTTGGAGCCGAGCCCGGCCGGCCTCATCGCCACCGATCTCGGCTCGGCCAACGGCACCGTGGTCAACGGCCGGCCGCTCAACGCGCCGACGGTGCTGGCGCCCGGCGACGTGCTCGAGCTGGGTTCCACGGTGCTCACGGTGCTGGAACCGGCACCGGCATCGGCACCACCGCCGCCGCCACCACCTCCACCGGCGCCGGCACCCCCGCCTCCGGAGCCGGCACCCCCACCGGCGCCGGCTCAGCCGCCTCCCGAGCCCCCGCCGGCACCGGCACCGACCCACCGCCCGGCGCTCGACGAGTTGGCCACCCTCGCCACCGACGCCGCGATCGTGCGCTATCGCCCGGGCAGCCTGGGTGAGACCTTGGCACCCCAGGTGGCCAAGGACCTGGTCCGCGCCCGGGCGAACCTGGCGGGCCTTGGCTCGGAGCCGTGGGGGGTGATCCCCCAGGTGTGTCTGGTCGACCCGTTCCCCGATCCCGCCCAACCGGGCGAGGTCGTCACCTCGGGGGCGGTCATCGACCCCGAGCGAAACGAGATCTGGGTGGCGGTCACCTCCGACCGCTCACCGGAGACCCCCGAGCGCTACCTTGCCCGTTTCTTCGGGGCCAGCCTGCCCGCGGGCGACGAGCTCGGCCTGTTCCTCGACGGGTTCGGCCTGCACCTGGCGGGGGTCGATCCCGACGAGCAGCTCGGCGGCCACGAGCTGCCCCCGATCGACATGGTCGACGACGACCTCGCGGCGATGATGGTCACCTCCCTCGTGGCCTTCATGATCCGTCGCGCCGGCAAGGACGGGCGCGTCACCTTCCTCCGCTTCCTCGCCCAGACCCGACCCGGCGGCCGGGAGAACGCGGCCCGCGAGGTCTTCGGCGATGGCCTGGCCCGCATGGAGCAGCAGTGGCGGAGCGAGCTGGCCCGGGGGAAGGTCAAGGCCCAACCTCGGGCGTTTCTCGCCATGGCCGTCCGCGAGATGCGGCCCTACTGGACCAAACAGATCGAGATCGCGGTCTACATGCTGGTCGGCCTGGGGTTCACCACCGTGTTCCCCTTCGTCTTCCGGGAGCTGGTCGACAACGCCATCCCCAGCGGCGAGTGGAGCCAGGTCACCAGCCTGCTCGGGCTCCTCGGCGTGGTGCTCGCGGTGTCGCTGCTGGCGGGGCTACGCCGCTCGTACCTGTCGGCCTTCGTCAGCACCTCGGTGATCACCAACCTGCGCACCCGCATGTTCGAACGGCTCCAGCGGCTCTCGCCCGGGTGGTTCCACCGGCGCGAGCAGGGCGACGTGCTGTCGCGGTTCCTGTCCGATGTGGGCGAGGTCGAGTCCGG
Protein-coding regions in this window:
- a CDS encoding M67 family metallopeptidase, which codes for MLHVPVAVINQMVGHAYDGLPDEACGLLVGRAERDEVLRFVPTRNAAESSKLYTIDGLEQMKAERAAEAEGLALIGVMHSHTHTTAYPSPTDVAQAEWLDPAWHFVIVSLRDEAPSTRSYRIVGEEITEEAIVPVRR
- a CDS encoding DUF6777 domain-containing protein, coding for MSDTPQGPGWWKASDDKWYAPEQHPDYQGSAAQDQPNQPAQDQPAAEATPPQEPAAPEQPAPEQPAPDQPAPDQPAPEAAPPPAPSVPPAPQVPPAPAAPPPAAAPPPAAPPPAAPPPGPPPAPTGGQPAAGGGGGGNSTKIIVGIVVVLALVAAAFVVVTQLSDDEASASTVTLESIGSTGSNPFFASIAPEPSGSLLDFAERGADDSGEEPDAVDEDEGADDETDEGAPETDDETDDETTEVGYRSVDGSVPGLYGGTLNEGSCDAGQLAGLLAAEEDKAQAWADVLEIDPADIAPYIDDLTPVNLGSDTRVVNHGFRDGDATPRQSILQRGTAVLVDRHGVPRVNCYSGAPLRQPEAIEGEEEYEGDEWPAFEPPEVAVVDDAPSELDSFDLRDVETGELFNRPAGSSGESDGEPVDRPATEERQVDGEIELNREYEDSIEDDRTEARYTFDAPDGAVMFLRVANNDDSVRRVRTQLSADGSEFASFRTNPGDSGEERIVLDHDGGTTFELVFTEGPAAYTFEIEMEVQDDAGQGGDAGDEFDTAFEVSSGSTVEGFLGGQDGMDGYLLELPEGGAVFTLALENDRESERRVRLQVYLDGDRLHSNRTNPASDDSLTHVFGAEQSGFIEIYVDEGGANYRLTPELTPQADGGQEGDAPGELADAREVEVGVELSGRIGNQDGTDFYTFAHPGTPGTLVVENSAESGRRFRVELQNADGSGVDNDRVNPGANAQITFDEDEEGAMYRLIFTEGPAQYTFSIVSGEPAEGG